In the Psychromicrobium lacuslunae genome, CGACAGTAGCCAAAAAGAGGCTCAGGGCAACCGCAAGGCCCATCAGCACGCGACGTAACCATCGGCGTTGCAAGCGCGCTCCGGCAAGCACGCCACAAAGCGAACCAACCACGCCGATCGCGATAGCTGTACACACAACAAAAGCGGGAAAACTAATTGTCAGATCGGCATCTGAACCATCCCAGTGAAGTCCCATTGGCTCTGGAACACCACGGCGCAAAAATAGGGCCACTGCAGCAAAGCAAAAGGCGACGGCCCAAGGAAAACCAATACCAAAACCCAAGAAACGTCGATCGAACCGTTGCTCAGTCATCTGGAAACCCGCTCAAATGAACTTCCCGGCGGGCTCAGCCAAGCGGAGCAGCCCAGCGAGCAAGGACCGCGCGGTCAGCCCGCTGCTGCTGGGTTGCCGAGGATTCGGTTGATTACGAATCTGGAAATGGTACTCCCCCGATCCGCCACTCGCGGTGATCAGGTGTTCGGTCAGCCTGGCCGCTGGATCGGCAACCAGGCTGACCCGCACCTTGGCCAGGTCCCCAACCGCCAGCCCCAGCGCAACAGCCACATTGAGCGAGGCCGGAAATTTAGTGATCGCTTCGGCCGGTGAGCCACTAAAAATAATGCTTGGCTCAACAGCGTCCAGCAGGTCTTCGAGTTCCTGCTCGGACATCCAAGCCTGCTTTAGCGCTGCTGGCTGCTTACGGGTTTCCAGCTGCACCCAATCAATTCCCCCGCTCGCCGCGGCAGCGCTGAGAAGGTCGAGGCCACCAATTGCGCCGGTGGTGGGAAAAGCTCGTCCTGGCCCGCCTTCCAAAACCGCTCTTCGGGTGGCAGAGTCCGCAAAGGCGCCGATAGATGTCACCAGGAAGTCTTTTCCAGCATCAATAATCCGTGGACCATACTCGGCTACAGCCTTCACGCCAGCAGCCTCAACCACAACATCAGCTGACTCGAGAACCTGTTCAAAGCTCAGCCTGGGCACGCCTTGCTGCTGAGTTTCGGCTGAAAGTTCGTGTCGGCTCAGCAGCCCGAGCAGCCGCAGTTGCTGATGCGCTGTCAGGTAGCCGCGCAGGTCGGTGGCAATTGCTCCGTCGCCGACGATCGCTAGATTAAGTGCCATTACTCCAGTCTGTCAGCATGATGAAAGAATGGCTTCATCTCTGCCCGGTAATCTCCGGGAGTTATCTCATTGAAAGGCTGATAATGCCAGGAATGAACCTGACGCGGGAAGAAGCGCGCACTCGTGCGGAGTTGCTCAGTGTCGATTCGTATCACGTCGAGCTAGACCTGACCCGCGGCGAGCGGGTTTTTGGTTCCACCACGACTGTACGTTTCAGTGCCAAAGACGGTGCCAGCAGTTTTATTGACGCGATTACTGATACCGTGCACTCGGTGACGCTCAACGGCGTCGTACTTGACCCGGCTGAGGTCTCGGACGGGGTGTATATCAAGCTGCCCAACCTCGCTGAGCAGAACACGCTCACGGTGGTTGCCGATGCGCTTTACACCAACACCGGCGAAGGCCTGCACCGCTTCGTCGACCCGGTCGACCAAGAGGTCTACCTATACAGCCAGTTTGAGGTGCCAGACTCTCGACGGATGTTCGCGGTTTTCGAGCAA is a window encoding:
- a CDS encoding aspartate dehydrogenase domain-containing protein; this encodes MALNLAIVGDGAIATDLRGYLTAHQQLRLLGLLSRHELSAETQQQGVPRLSFEQVLESADVVVEAAGVKAVAEYGPRIIDAGKDFLVTSIGAFADSATRRAVLEGGPGRAFPTTGAIGGLDLLSAAAASGGIDWVQLETRKQPAALKQAWMSEQELEDLLDAVEPSIIFSGSPAEAITKFPASLNVAVALGLAVGDLAKVRVSLVADPAARLTEHLITASGGSGEYHFQIRNQPNPRQPSSSGLTARSLLAGLLRLAEPAGKFI